The Arachis hypogaea cultivar Tifrunner chromosome 14, arahy.Tifrunner.gnm2.J5K5, whole genome shotgun sequence genome has a segment encoding these proteins:
- the LOC112743726 gene encoding protein DETOXIFICATION 44, chloroplastic isoform X2, with protein MASSQCHRFLCIHSLQLQPHHCYHPPFKSPTLIPKPYHCFSRIRIRIAPKASLKNNGATTTTTTNDSVETSSLEDETSRNSSSSDDSFAFLRRFGDGWLKFDELGKEILSIALPAALALAADPLTYTAFVGHIGPVELAAVGVSTSVFNLVSKIFNIPLLNITTSFVAEEQALISKDSSQTDESNFCGKYQSKRHIPSVSTSLALDATLGIAETVLLSLGSGIIMNIMGIPADSPMRGPAETFLMLRAFCAPAIVIVLAAQGTFRGFKDTKTPLYAVGAGNVLNAILDPILIFFFGLGISGAAAATVISEYLIAFILLWKSTGNVLLTPFHFDGRKIFSYLKSGGLLIGRTVAVFLTLTLSTSMAAKQRPIPMAGHQICMQVWPLISLLTDALALAGQTLLASSYSQGNYEQAGLITYRVLQIGLGTGITLSVILFFGFGSFSSLFTTDLEVLSVARSGILSVAGT; from the exons ATGGCATCTTCTCAATGTCACCGCTTTCTTTGCATTCACTCTCTGCAACTTCAACCTCACCATTGCTATCATCCACCATTCAAATCTCCTACTTTAATCCCAAAGCCTTATCATTGCTTTTCTCGCATTCGAATCCGAATCGCACCAAAAGCTTCTTTGAAAAACAACggtgccaccaccaccaccaccaccaatgaTTCCGTTGAAACTAGCTCCCTTGAAGATGAAACTTCTCGCAATTCGTCTTCTTCGGATGATTCCTTTGCTTTTCTTCGTCGATTCGG AGATGGGTGGCTTAAATTTGATGAACTGGGGAAGGAAATACTGTCCATTGCACTACCTGCTGCTTTGGCATTGGCAGCTGATCCACTTACCTACACAGCGTTTGTCGGCCACATAG GGCCTGTTGAATTGGCTGCAGTTGGGGTTTCAACTTCTGTGTTTAATTTGGTGTCAAAAATATTTAACATTCCTTTACTTAATATTACCACATCCTTTGTTGCCGAGGAACAGGCACTGATCAGCAAGGATTCCAGTCAAACTGATGAAAGTA ATTTTTGTGGCAAATACCAAAGCAAGAGGCATATTCCTTCAGTATCAACTTCTTTAGCACTTGATGCTACTCTTGGAATTGCTGAAACTGTGCTTCTTTCCCTTGGTTCTGGCATCATTATGAACATCATGGGTATACCTGCA GATTCCCCTATGCGTGGACCCGCTGAGACCTTTCTTATGTTAAGGGCCTTTTGCGCTCCAGCAATTGTGATTGTATTAGCTGCTCAAGGCACTTTTCGTGGATTTAAGGATACAAAGACGCCTCTATATGCTGTTG GTGCTGGCAACGTTCTTAATGCGATATTGGATCcaatattaatattcttttttggtcTTGGCATTAGTGGTGCTGCAGCTGCTACAGTGATCTCTGA ATACTTAATTGCTTTTATTCTTCTATGGAAATCGACTGGCAATGTGCTCCTAACGCCTTTTCACTTTGATGGGAGAAAAATTTTCAGCTATCTGAAATCTG gtggtctTCTTATCGGCAGGACTGTGGCTGTGTTTCTGACTTTGACACTGTCAACCTCTATGGCAGCTAAGCAGCGCCCTATACCTATGGCTGGTCATCAAATTTGCATGCAAGTTTGGCCGCTGATATCTTTGCTCACTGATGCTCTGGCACTTGCTGGTCAG ACACTTCTTGCCAGCAGTTACTCGCAGGGAAATTACGAGCAAGCAGGCCTCATTACATATAGAGTATTACAG ATTGGTTTAGGAACAGGAATTACTTTGTCCGTGATCTTATTCTTTGGGTTTGGATCATTTTCAAGCTTATTTACCACAGACTTAGAAGTTCTGAGTGTTGCTCGGTCAGGCATATTG TCTGTGGCTGGAACTTAA
- the LOC112743726 gene encoding protein DETOXIFICATION 44, chloroplastic isoform X1 — MASSQCHRFLCIHSLQLQPHHCYHPPFKSPTLIPKPYHCFSRIRIRIAPKASLKNNGATTTTTTNDSVETSSLEDETSRNSSSSDDSFAFLRRFGDGWLKFDELGKEILSIALPAALALAADPLTYTAFVGHIGPVELAAVGVSTSVFNLVSKIFNIPLLNITTSFVAEEQALISKDSSQTDESNFCGKYQSKRHIPSVSTSLALDATLGIAETVLLSLGSGIIMNIMGIPADSPMRGPAETFLMLRAFCAPAIVIVLAAQGTFRGFKDTKTPLYAVGAGNVLNAILDPILIFFFGLGISGAAAATVISEYLIAFILLWKSTGNVLLTPFHFDGRKIFSYLKSGGLLIGRTVAVFLTLTLSTSMAAKQRPIPMAGHQICMQVWPLISLLTDALALAGQTLLASSYSQGNYEQAGLITYRVLQIGLGTGITLSVILFFGFGSFSSLFTTDLEVLSVARSGILVRNNNSC; from the exons ATGGCATCTTCTCAATGTCACCGCTTTCTTTGCATTCACTCTCTGCAACTTCAACCTCACCATTGCTATCATCCACCATTCAAATCTCCTACTTTAATCCCAAAGCCTTATCATTGCTTTTCTCGCATTCGAATCCGAATCGCACCAAAAGCTTCTTTGAAAAACAACggtgccaccaccaccaccaccaccaatgaTTCCGTTGAAACTAGCTCCCTTGAAGATGAAACTTCTCGCAATTCGTCTTCTTCGGATGATTCCTTTGCTTTTCTTCGTCGATTCGG AGATGGGTGGCTTAAATTTGATGAACTGGGGAAGGAAATACTGTCCATTGCACTACCTGCTGCTTTGGCATTGGCAGCTGATCCACTTACCTACACAGCGTTTGTCGGCCACATAG GGCCTGTTGAATTGGCTGCAGTTGGGGTTTCAACTTCTGTGTTTAATTTGGTGTCAAAAATATTTAACATTCCTTTACTTAATATTACCACATCCTTTGTTGCCGAGGAACAGGCACTGATCAGCAAGGATTCCAGTCAAACTGATGAAAGTA ATTTTTGTGGCAAATACCAAAGCAAGAGGCATATTCCTTCAGTATCAACTTCTTTAGCACTTGATGCTACTCTTGGAATTGCTGAAACTGTGCTTCTTTCCCTTGGTTCTGGCATCATTATGAACATCATGGGTATACCTGCA GATTCCCCTATGCGTGGACCCGCTGAGACCTTTCTTATGTTAAGGGCCTTTTGCGCTCCAGCAATTGTGATTGTATTAGCTGCTCAAGGCACTTTTCGTGGATTTAAGGATACAAAGACGCCTCTATATGCTGTTG GTGCTGGCAACGTTCTTAATGCGATATTGGATCcaatattaatattcttttttggtcTTGGCATTAGTGGTGCTGCAGCTGCTACAGTGATCTCTGA ATACTTAATTGCTTTTATTCTTCTATGGAAATCGACTGGCAATGTGCTCCTAACGCCTTTTCACTTTGATGGGAGAAAAATTTTCAGCTATCTGAAATCTG gtggtctTCTTATCGGCAGGACTGTGGCTGTGTTTCTGACTTTGACACTGTCAACCTCTATGGCAGCTAAGCAGCGCCCTATACCTATGGCTGGTCATCAAATTTGCATGCAAGTTTGGCCGCTGATATCTTTGCTCACTGATGCTCTGGCACTTGCTGGTCAG ACACTTCTTGCCAGCAGTTACTCGCAGGGAAATTACGAGCAAGCAGGCCTCATTACATATAGAGTATTACAG ATTGGTTTAGGAACAGGAATTACTTTGTCCGTGATCTTATTCTTTGGGTTTGGATCATTTTCAAGCTTATTTACCACAGACTTAGAAGTTCTGAGTGTTGCTCGGTCAGGCATATTGGTAAGAAATAACAATTCTTGTTGA
- the LOC112743726 gene encoding protein DETOXIFICATION 44, chloroplastic isoform X3: MASSQCHRFLCIHSLQLQPHHCYHPPFKSPTLIPKPYHCFSRIRIRIAPKASLKNNGATTTTTTNDSVETSSLEDETSRNSSSSDDSFAFLRRFGDGWLKFDELGKEILSIALPAALALAADPLTYTAFVGHIGPVELAAVGVSTSVFNLVSKIFNIPLLNITTSFVAEEQALISKDSSQTDESNFCGKYQSKRHIPSVSTSLALDATLGIAETVLLSLGSGIIMNIMGIPADSPMRGPAETFLMLRAFCAPAIVIVLAAQGTFRGFKDTKTPLYAVGAGNVLNAILDPILIFFFGLGISGAAAATVISEYLIAFILLWKSTGNVLLTPFHFDGRKIFSYLKSGGLLIGRTVAVFLTLTLSTSMAAKQRPIPMAGHQICMQVWPLISLLTDALALAGQTLLASSYSQGNYEQAGLITYRVLQIGLGTGITLSVILFFGFGSFSSLFTTDLEVLSVARSGILGLI, encoded by the exons ATGGCATCTTCTCAATGTCACCGCTTTCTTTGCATTCACTCTCTGCAACTTCAACCTCACCATTGCTATCATCCACCATTCAAATCTCCTACTTTAATCCCAAAGCCTTATCATTGCTTTTCTCGCATTCGAATCCGAATCGCACCAAAAGCTTCTTTGAAAAACAACggtgccaccaccaccaccaccaccaatgaTTCCGTTGAAACTAGCTCCCTTGAAGATGAAACTTCTCGCAATTCGTCTTCTTCGGATGATTCCTTTGCTTTTCTTCGTCGATTCGG AGATGGGTGGCTTAAATTTGATGAACTGGGGAAGGAAATACTGTCCATTGCACTACCTGCTGCTTTGGCATTGGCAGCTGATCCACTTACCTACACAGCGTTTGTCGGCCACATAG GGCCTGTTGAATTGGCTGCAGTTGGGGTTTCAACTTCTGTGTTTAATTTGGTGTCAAAAATATTTAACATTCCTTTACTTAATATTACCACATCCTTTGTTGCCGAGGAACAGGCACTGATCAGCAAGGATTCCAGTCAAACTGATGAAAGTA ATTTTTGTGGCAAATACCAAAGCAAGAGGCATATTCCTTCAGTATCAACTTCTTTAGCACTTGATGCTACTCTTGGAATTGCTGAAACTGTGCTTCTTTCCCTTGGTTCTGGCATCATTATGAACATCATGGGTATACCTGCA GATTCCCCTATGCGTGGACCCGCTGAGACCTTTCTTATGTTAAGGGCCTTTTGCGCTCCAGCAATTGTGATTGTATTAGCTGCTCAAGGCACTTTTCGTGGATTTAAGGATACAAAGACGCCTCTATATGCTGTTG GTGCTGGCAACGTTCTTAATGCGATATTGGATCcaatattaatattcttttttggtcTTGGCATTAGTGGTGCTGCAGCTGCTACAGTGATCTCTGA ATACTTAATTGCTTTTATTCTTCTATGGAAATCGACTGGCAATGTGCTCCTAACGCCTTTTCACTTTGATGGGAGAAAAATTTTCAGCTATCTGAAATCTG gtggtctTCTTATCGGCAGGACTGTGGCTGTGTTTCTGACTTTGACACTGTCAACCTCTATGGCAGCTAAGCAGCGCCCTATACCTATGGCTGGTCATCAAATTTGCATGCAAGTTTGGCCGCTGATATCTTTGCTCACTGATGCTCTGGCACTTGCTGGTCAG ACACTTCTTGCCAGCAGTTACTCGCAGGGAAATTACGAGCAAGCAGGCCTCATTACATATAGAGTATTACAG ATTGGTTTAGGAACAGGAATTACTTTGTCCGTGATCTTATTCTTTGGGTTTGGATCATTTTCAAGCTTATTTACCACAGACTTAGAAGTTCTGAGTGTTGCTCGGTCAGGCATATTG ggactaatttga
- the LOC112743726 gene encoding protein DETOXIFICATION 44, chloroplastic isoform X4, giving the protein MASSQCHRFLCIHSLQLQPHHCYHPPFKSPTLIPKPYHCFSRIRIRIAPKASLKNNGATTTTTTNDSVETSSLEDETSRNSSSSDDSFAFLRRFGDGWLKFDELGKEILSIALPAALALAADPLTYTAFVGHIGPVELAAVGVSTSVFNLVSKIFNIPLLNITTSFVAEEQALISKDSSQTDESNFCGKYQSKRHIPSVSTSLALDATLGIAETVLLSLGSGIIMNIMGIPADSPMRGPAETFLMLRAFCAPAIVIVLAAQGTFRGFKDTKTPLYAVGAGNVLNAILDPILIFFFGLGISGAAAATVISEYLIAFILLWKSTGNVLLTPFHFDGRKIFSYLKSGGLLIGRTVAVFLTLTLSTSMAAKQRPIHDQNISLVSLSYSVSKTQMNPVE; this is encoded by the exons ATGGCATCTTCTCAATGTCACCGCTTTCTTTGCATTCACTCTCTGCAACTTCAACCTCACCATTGCTATCATCCACCATTCAAATCTCCTACTTTAATCCCAAAGCCTTATCATTGCTTTTCTCGCATTCGAATCCGAATCGCACCAAAAGCTTCTTTGAAAAACAACggtgccaccaccaccaccaccaccaatgaTTCCGTTGAAACTAGCTCCCTTGAAGATGAAACTTCTCGCAATTCGTCTTCTTCGGATGATTCCTTTGCTTTTCTTCGTCGATTCGG AGATGGGTGGCTTAAATTTGATGAACTGGGGAAGGAAATACTGTCCATTGCACTACCTGCTGCTTTGGCATTGGCAGCTGATCCACTTACCTACACAGCGTTTGTCGGCCACATAG GGCCTGTTGAATTGGCTGCAGTTGGGGTTTCAACTTCTGTGTTTAATTTGGTGTCAAAAATATTTAACATTCCTTTACTTAATATTACCACATCCTTTGTTGCCGAGGAACAGGCACTGATCAGCAAGGATTCCAGTCAAACTGATGAAAGTA ATTTTTGTGGCAAATACCAAAGCAAGAGGCATATTCCTTCAGTATCAACTTCTTTAGCACTTGATGCTACTCTTGGAATTGCTGAAACTGTGCTTCTTTCCCTTGGTTCTGGCATCATTATGAACATCATGGGTATACCTGCA GATTCCCCTATGCGTGGACCCGCTGAGACCTTTCTTATGTTAAGGGCCTTTTGCGCTCCAGCAATTGTGATTGTATTAGCTGCTCAAGGCACTTTTCGTGGATTTAAGGATACAAAGACGCCTCTATATGCTGTTG GTGCTGGCAACGTTCTTAATGCGATATTGGATCcaatattaatattcttttttggtcTTGGCATTAGTGGTGCTGCAGCTGCTACAGTGATCTCTGA ATACTTAATTGCTTTTATTCTTCTATGGAAATCGACTGGCAATGTGCTCCTAACGCCTTTTCACTTTGATGGGAGAAAAATTTTCAGCTATCTGAAATCTG gtggtctTCTTATCGGCAGGACTGTGGCTGTGTTTCTGACTTTGACACTGTCAACCTCTATGGCAGCTAAGCAGCGCCCTATAC ATGATCAAAACATATCTCTCGTTAGTTTATCATATTCAGTTTCCAAGACACAAATGAATCCAGTCGAATaa